A portion of the Adhaeribacter radiodurans genome contains these proteins:
- a CDS encoding SGNH/GDSL hydrolase family protein translates to MSKRLRFSFIFILIQILAAPVFAQKIAPNVKRILFLGNSITWAGIYVNDIEAFITAQNPSQQIEFINVGLSSETVSGLSEEGHAGGSFPRPDLHERLARVLTKTKPDLVFACYGMNDGIYLPFDESRFTKFKEGINWLHNEVVKTGARIIHLTPPDYDEQRGKSLGYAAVLDRYSDWLLSQRSSKWEVIDIHYPMQKYLRAHLVVDATFNLSGFALALDGIHPGETGHWIIAREVLSYLGFKEVANSPGIIESLLQLPDATQYVKVVTERQNLMRDAWLIETKHKRPGLPVGLPLNEAKSKSEELRQQIQSLLQGKN, encoded by the coding sequence ATGAGCAAGCGCCTTCGTTTTAGTTTTATTTTTATTCTCATTCAAATTTTAGCTGCTCCGGTTTTTGCGCAGAAGATTGCTCCCAATGTTAAACGAATTTTGTTTTTAGGCAACAGTATTACCTGGGCCGGCATTTATGTAAACGACATAGAAGCTTTCATAACGGCGCAAAACCCCAGCCAACAAATAGAATTTATCAATGTAGGCTTATCCAGTGAAACGGTTTCGGGGCTTTCGGAAGAAGGCCACGCCGGAGGAAGTTTTCCGCGGCCCGACCTGCACGAGCGGTTAGCCCGGGTACTAACTAAAACCAAACCCGACCTGGTATTTGCCTGTTACGGCATGAACGATGGTATTTATTTGCCTTTTGATGAAAGCCGGTTTACTAAATTTAAAGAAGGTATTAACTGGCTGCACAACGAAGTTGTAAAAACCGGTGCAAGAATTATTCATTTAACCCCTCCCGATTACGATGAGCAGAGAGGAAAAAGTTTGGGCTATGCGGCTGTTTTAGATCGATATTCGGATTGGTTATTGAGTCAAAGATCTTCAAAATGGGAGGTAATTGATATTCATTATCCCATGCAAAAATACTTGCGGGCGCATCTGGTAGTAGATGCTACCTTTAATCTGTCTGGTTTTGCTTTAGCCTTGGATGGAATTCATCCCGGCGAAACCGGGCATTGGATTATAGCCCGGGAAGTTTTATCGTATTTAGGTTTTAAAGAAGTAGCAAATTCTCCGGGGATTATCGAAAGTTTACTGCAATTACCAGATGCAACTCAATATGTAAAGGTAGTGACAGAACGCCAGAACTTAATGCGGGATGCCTGGCTCATCGAGACCAAACACAAACGACCGGGTTTGCCAGTTGGCTTGCCTTTAAACGAAGCAAAAAGTAAATCTGAGGAATTACGTCAGCAGATTCAAAGTTTACTGCAGGGTAAAAATTAA
- a CDS encoding DUF1501 domain-containing protein, which yields MNLFEEALFRQSEYFTRRHFLRQCTTGLGAMALSSLLGCSGRDRADSMAGASGILRDLSKPFAPLAPHFAPKAKAVIFLHMAGAPSQLELFDYKPVLHKLDGQDCPPSLLEGKKFAFIKGVPKMLGPQAEFKQHGQSGAWVSQHLPHFSKMVDDVSFLKAMHTDQFNHAPAQLLMQTGNARLGRPSMGAWVTYGLGSENENLPGFMVLLSGGKAPDAGKAGFGSGFLPTVYQGVECRQKGEPVLYVSDPEGMSRDLRKQSIAAINEINKLHYEETQDPEIISRISQYEMAFKMQVSVPEVMDISREPANIHQMYGTEPGKASFANNCLLARRLVERGVRFVQLFDWGWDSHGNDPTNALDKGFGNLCRNIDKPVSALLQDLKMRGLLEETLVVWGAEFGRTPMQENREGKQMAFKGRDHHTEAFTVWLAGGGIKQGYTHGETDEIGYYGIKGRTDIFDLQATILHQLGMDHEKLTYAFQGRNFRLTDVHGKVITPIIA from the coding sequence ATGAATCTTTTTGAAGAAGCTCTTTTCCGGCAGTCTGAATACTTTACCCGACGGCACTTTTTGCGGCAATGTACTACTGGCTTAGGCGCAATGGCACTATCGTCGTTGTTAGGTTGCTCGGGTCGGGACCGGGCGGATAGCATGGCTGGTGCCAGTGGTATTCTCCGGGATTTATCTAAACCATTTGCTCCTTTAGCCCCACATTTTGCTCCTAAAGCAAAAGCGGTAATTTTTCTGCACATGGCGGGAGCACCTTCGCAGCTAGAGCTTTTTGATTATAAACCCGTGCTGCATAAATTGGACGGTCAAGATTGCCCACCTTCGTTACTCGAAGGTAAAAAGTTTGCTTTTATTAAAGGAGTACCTAAAATGCTGGGGCCGCAAGCTGAGTTTAAACAACACGGGCAATCAGGTGCCTGGGTATCGCAGCATTTACCTCATTTTTCCAAAATGGTCGACGATGTTTCTTTTTTGAAAGCCATGCATACCGACCAGTTTAATCATGCTCCGGCCCAATTACTGATGCAAACAGGTAATGCCCGTTTAGGTCGGCCTAGCATGGGAGCCTGGGTAACGTATGGATTAGGTTCCGAGAACGAAAATTTGCCTGGATTTATGGTATTGCTATCAGGAGGTAAAGCTCCGGATGCCGGCAAAGCTGGTTTTGGCAGCGGCTTTTTACCTACGGTTTACCAAGGCGTAGAATGCCGGCAAAAAGGTGAACCAGTATTGTATGTGTCAGATCCGGAGGGTATGAGTCGGGATTTACGGAAACAATCCATAGCCGCTATAAATGAAATAAACAAACTACACTACGAGGAAACGCAAGACCCGGAAATTATTTCCCGGATTTCGCAATACGAAATGGCTTTTAAGATGCAGGTATCGGTGCCGGAAGTAATGGATATTTCGCGCGAACCAGCCAATATTCACCAAATGTACGGCACGGAACCTGGTAAAGCTTCGTTCGCTAATAACTGTTTATTAGCTCGCCGGTTAGTAGAACGGGGCGTTCGGTTTGTGCAATTGTTCGATTGGGGCTGGGATTCTCATGGCAATGATCCCACCAATGCTCTGGATAAAGGCTTTGGAAATTTATGCCGCAACATTGATAAGCCTGTATCTGCGCTATTACAAGATTTAAAAATGCGCGGTTTATTAGAAGAAACTTTGGTGGTGTGGGGAGCCGAATTTGGCCGAACCCCAATGCAGGAAAACCGCGAAGGTAAGCAAATGGCCTTTAAAGGCCGCGATCATCATACCGAAGCTTTTACCGTTTGGCTAGCGGGTGGGGGCATTAAGCAAGGGTATACCCACGGCGAAACCGACGAGATTGGTTATTACGGCATTAAAGGGCGAACGGACATTTTCGATTTGCAAGCTACCATTTTGCACCAGTTAGGCATGGATCACGAAAAACTTACCTACGCGTTCCAGGGTCGTAATTTCCGGTTAACCGATGTACACGGCAAAGTCATTACCCCCATTATTGCCTAA
- a CDS encoding DUF1003 domain-containing protein, producing MQQKVCHLSKQPLNESHAYKANTIIAPLYEFIKKDYPDLTQEDYISMEQLNIYRRKYLTSLITKESGEVNDLEKEVLEKMEGNKMLSENIEPEIAENSTFGQRLADGIAEFGGSWTFIICFFSFILGWMLVNIWLFTTKPFDPYPFILLNLILSCLAAIQAPIIMMSQNRQEQKDRRRSEHDYKINLKAELEIKLLHEKLDHLMVHQNKRLLEIQELQTDFLTDIFNQMKKKNT from the coding sequence ATGCAGCAAAAAGTTTGTCATTTAAGTAAACAGCCGCTTAATGAAAGCCATGCTTATAAAGCCAATACCATTATTGCTCCGCTTTATGAATTCATAAAAAAAGATTATCCTGATTTAACCCAGGAGGATTATATTTCTATGGAGCAGCTAAATATTTACCGGCGAAAATACCTTACCAGTTTAATTACAAAAGAATCGGGTGAGGTAAATGATCTGGAAAAGGAGGTATTAGAAAAGATGGAAGGTAATAAAATGCTATCCGAAAATATTGAACCCGAGATAGCTGAAAATAGTACCTTTGGGCAAAGATTAGCAGATGGTATTGCTGAATTTGGCGGCAGCTGGACTTTTATTATATGCTTTTTTAGTTTTATTCTGGGTTGGATGCTGGTTAATATTTGGTTGTTTACCACCAAGCCTTTTGATCCTTATCCATTTATCCTTCTTAATTTAATTCTGTCCTGTCTGGCGGCTATTCAAGCACCTATTATTATGATGAGCCAGAACCGACAAGAGCAAAAAGATCGGCGACGAAGCGAACACGACTATAAAATTAATTTAAAAGCAGAATTAGAAATTAAATTACTGCACGAAAAATTAGACCATTTAATGGTGCACCAAAACAAACGCTTGCTGGAAATTCAGGAGCTGCAAACCGATTTTTTAACGGATATTTTTAATCAAATGAAAAAAAAGAATACTTAA
- a CDS encoding PKD domain-containing protein, whose product MTRKFTKVFFVLLLCFIFKQSVFSQTSKIWDKSFGGNNSDLLITTVATKDNGFLLGGTSSSSVNGTKSTGNKGLQDYWLVKTNGDGNEQWDKTFGGSGSDFLQAAWQTADGGYILGGSSNSPVSGDKSIAASSQYDYWIIKLDASGNKQWDKSFGGSSNDYLKSVVATRDGGYLLGGTSDSPVSGKTGYNKTAGSKGLQDYWLVKVDANGNKQWDKSFGGSSYDYLQTIQTTNDNGFIVAGYSYSSGSGDKSAGSKGFADYWIVKVDASGNKQWDRTYGGNQEENLETCLSTSDGGYLLGGISNSPASADKSEGSNGLSDYWLVKIDGSGNKKWEKTYGGNNNDYLQAITQTYDNGFLLGGASDSPVGGDKSTGSKGESDYWIVKIDAAGNKQWNRTFGGEGYDNLQALQLNNTGGCLLSGTSNSGAGSDKNSSNRGDTDFWMINLDLGGPDMPPVINQEVESFTLLNADTDTDIQTLASGAILNLATLPTKNLNIRANTNITTIGSVIFNLSGAQDLTRTESGAPFAAFGATGNNYNAWVPAIGNYTLKATPATNGQTGTSLTVNFQVVNQTTNNQAPVASAGSNSTVYLPATSTTLNGSGSDADGNIASFLWAQASGPNTATFSSKTVAKPTVSNLVAGTYVFSLIVKDNNNTSSNPAQVSITVSNSSTSDQQILGFTLLNADSDTDIQTITNGATLNLGSLPTKRLNIRVNTSTNTIGVAFALKGAETLNRSEATAPYIVFGASGTDYNAWSPTVGNYTLQATPYSKTTGATTGAALTINFQVVNQTTGNQIPIASAGANSTMYLPTSSIILNGSGTDADGSIASYLWAQASGPNTATFSSKSVAKPTVSNLVAGTYVFSLIVKDNSNASSNPSQVAINVSNSTTAGQKVVSYTLMNADTDKEIRTISNGSILNLATLPTKNLNIRANTNPEIVGSVVMVVSGKTNLSKTETAAPYAVFGDVSGNYSAWIPTLGDYTLKTTPYTLAKGAGTAGTPLTISFKVVNVAGSSSIDTSYSTGTDSLAVEDFPDEAYPNEDPTFETVSLTNFPNPFQDQTTIQFSFPEEQDYTLEIYDLTGSLVNQLKTGIAPACKLIEATWDSSHQDPGMYIVRLISGHEVQHLQILLED is encoded by the coding sequence ATGACAAGAAAATTTACGAAAGTATTTTTTGTACTATTGCTGTGCTTTATTTTCAAGCAATCTGTCTTCAGTCAAACGAGTAAAATTTGGGATAAATCTTTTGGAGGAAATAATTCGGATCTTCTGATAACTACTGTTGCAACTAAAGATAATGGTTTTCTTTTAGGAGGCACTTCTTCTTCTAGCGTTAATGGTACTAAATCAACGGGTAATAAAGGGCTTCAGGATTATTGGCTAGTAAAAACCAACGGCGATGGCAATGAACAGTGGGACAAAACCTTTGGCGGCTCCGGTTCTGATTTCCTGCAAGCTGCCTGGCAAACTGCCGATGGCGGTTACATTTTGGGGGGAAGTTCAAATTCTCCGGTAAGCGGCGATAAATCTATTGCTGCTTCTAGTCAGTACGATTACTGGATTATAAAACTGGATGCATCCGGTAATAAACAATGGGATAAAAGTTTTGGTGGTTCCAGCAACGATTACCTGAAATCGGTAGTAGCAACCCGCGATGGCGGTTATCTTTTAGGAGGCACTTCTGACTCACCGGTGAGCGGAAAAACCGGTTACAACAAGACAGCCGGCTCTAAAGGATTACAAGATTATTGGTTGGTAAAAGTAGATGCCAACGGAAATAAACAATGGGATAAAAGTTTTGGTGGCAGCAGCTACGATTACCTACAAACCATACAAACCACCAACGACAATGGATTTATAGTAGCAGGTTATTCTTATTCTTCCGGTAGTGGAGATAAGTCAGCTGGTTCTAAAGGATTTGCTGATTATTGGATCGTAAAAGTAGACGCCAGCGGCAATAAACAATGGGATAGAACTTACGGGGGAAATCAGGAAGAAAACTTAGAAACCTGCCTTTCAACTTCGGATGGGGGGTATTTACTGGGAGGCATTTCTAACAGTCCTGCCAGCGCTGATAAATCCGAAGGCTCTAACGGCCTTAGCGATTATTGGCTGGTAAAAATAGATGGCTCTGGAAACAAAAAGTGGGAAAAAACATACGGCGGCAATAATAATGACTACCTGCAAGCTATAACGCAAACGTACGATAATGGATTCTTACTCGGCGGCGCTTCGGATTCGCCGGTTGGAGGCGACAAATCAACTGGTTCGAAAGGGGAATCTGATTATTGGATTGTAAAAATAGATGCAGCCGGCAATAAGCAATGGAATAGAACCTTTGGCGGAGAAGGTTACGATAACCTGCAGGCGCTGCAATTAAATAACACCGGAGGCTGTTTATTAAGCGGAACTTCTAACTCCGGGGCTGGCAGCGATAAAAATAGTAGTAACCGGGGAGATACCGATTTTTGGATGATTAACCTGGATTTAGGAGGACCAGATATGCCACCGGTTATAAACCAGGAAGTAGAAAGTTTTACTTTATTAAACGCCGATACGGATACCGATATTCAAACCCTGGCTAGTGGTGCTATTTTAAATCTGGCTACTTTACCTACTAAAAACTTAAATATCCGGGCCAATACGAATATAACTACGATAGGCAGTGTAATTTTTAACTTAAGCGGCGCGCAGGATTTAACCCGAACAGAATCAGGTGCACCTTTTGCCGCATTTGGGGCAACGGGAAATAATTACAACGCCTGGGTACCAGCCATTGGAAATTATACGTTAAAGGCTACGCCTGCTACTAATGGACAGACCGGAACTTCTCTCACGGTAAATTTTCAGGTAGTAAATCAAACTACTAATAACCAGGCACCAGTCGCTTCAGCGGGTTCCAATAGTACGGTTTATCTTCCGGCTACCAGTACTACTCTAAATGGTTCGGGTTCAGATGCCGATGGCAATATAGCTAGTTTTCTATGGGCTCAAGCGAGTGGCCCCAATACAGCTACCTTCAGCAGCAAAACCGTGGCGAAGCCTACCGTAAGCAATTTGGTGGCCGGTACGTATGTCTTTAGCTTAATCGTAAAAGATAACAATAATACCAGCAGTAACCCGGCTCAGGTAAGTATTACGGTAAGTAATAGTAGCACTTCTGATCAGCAGATACTTGGTTTTACTTTATTAAACGCTGATTCAGATACCGATATACAAACTATTACGAATGGTGCCACTTTAAATTTAGGTAGCTTACCTACTAAGAGGCTGAACATCCGGGTAAATACCAGTACCAATACGATAGGAGTAGCCTTTGCTTTAAAAGGCGCAGAAACCCTGAACCGCTCGGAGGCTACTGCTCCCTACATTGTATTTGGGGCATCCGGCACAGATTATAATGCCTGGTCACCTACGGTAGGCAATTACACTTTACAGGCTACACCTTACTCCAAAACCACTGGTGCTACTACTGGGGCGGCCCTCACAATAAATTTTCAGGTAGTAAATCAAACCACCGGGAATCAAATACCTATAGCTTCGGCGGGAGCCAATAGCACCATGTATCTTCCTACGAGTAGCATTATCTTAAATGGTTCCGGAACGGATGCCGATGGCAGTATAGCTAGCTATCTATGGGCTCAGGCGAGCGGCCCTAATACGGCTACCTTTAGCAGCAAAAGCGTAGCAAAACCTACCGTAAGCAATTTGGTGGCCGGTACGTATGTCTTTAGCTTAATCGTAAAAGATAACAGCAATGCCAGCAGTAATCCTTCTCAAGTAGCCATTAATGTAAGTAATAGTACTACTGCTGGTCAGAAAGTAGTTAGTTATACTTTAATGAATGCGGATACCGATAAAGAAATCCGGACGATTTCGAACGGATCCATTCTTAATCTAGCCACATTACCTACAAAAAATTTAAATATCCGGGCCAATACCAATCCGGAAATTGTGGGTAGCGTGGTTATGGTAGTGAGTGGTAAAACTAATTTAAGCAAAACAGAAACTGCCGCTCCTTACGCAGTTTTTGGCGATGTTTCCGGAAATTATAGCGCTTGGATTCCAACTCTTGGTGATTATACTTTAAAAACAACTCCTTACACTCTGGCCAAAGGAGCTGGTACGGCAGGTACTCCCCTCACTATTTCATTTAAAGTAGTAAATGTGGCGGGCAGTAGCTCGATAGATACCAGTTATAGCACTGGTACAGATTCTCTAGCAGTAGAAGATTTCCCTGATGAAGCTTATCCGAATGAAGACCCCACTTTTGAAACAGTCAGTCTTACCAATTTTCCTAACCCTTTCCAGGACCAAACCACTATTCAGTTTTCTTTTCCGGAAGAGCAAGATTACACTTTAGAAATTTACGATTTAACCGGTAGCTTAGTGAATCAACTTAAAACGGGAATTGCTCCCGCCTGCAAATTAATTGAAGCGACCTGGGATTCCAGTCACCAGGATCCGGGAATGTACATTGTGCGGTTAATATCCGGCCACGAAGTGCAGCACTTACAAATTTTACTGGAAGATTAA
- a CDS encoding OsmC family protein has translation MNISATIQNSNQANKVRVATNGLEKEMQIAGKPEGYGSSVNGGELLFLSLATCFCNDIYREATRRKMDIESVTVTISGEFGLEGEPASNITYQAQVLSIHHSSQEIAELIQQVDQVAEVHNTLRKGVSVTLKQTS, from the coding sequence ATGAATATTTCGGCAACTATTCAAAATAGCAACCAGGCCAATAAAGTAAGAGTTGCTACCAACGGCCTTGAAAAAGAAATGCAGATTGCCGGTAAACCGGAAGGTTATGGTTCCTCTGTAAACGGCGGCGAATTACTTTTTCTATCCTTGGCAACTTGCTTTTGCAATGATATATACCGGGAAGCAACCCGCAGAAAAATGGATATTGAATCGGTAACCGTAACTATTTCAGGAGAATTCGGGCTAGAAGGAGAACCAGCTTCTAATATTACGTACCAGGCCCAGGTACTTTCTATTCATCATTCTTCTCAGGAAATTGCTGAACTTATTCAACAGGTAGATCAGGTAGCCGAAGTACATAACACCTTACGAAAAGGCGTAAGTGTAACTTTAAAACAAACCAGCTAG
- a CDS encoding DUF1553 domain-containing protein has translation MRLLKFSLIPLIALVGGWFLWHTFKQEKAIDFNADIRPIINTKCISCHGGVKESSGFSLFSRADALRKTKSGKPAIVPGAADNSELIRRILSKDEDERMPYHAAPLSSDEITKMKKWINQGAPWADHWAYVKPQKPALAAATNWSNHPVDRFIQARWQPDSLKPSAPADKVTLLRRVSLDLTGLPPTLSETRTFLADKSANAYEKQVDRLLASPHFGERWAAMWLDLARYSDTKGYEKDQYRNIWRYRDYVIRSFNQDKPFNQFTIEQLAGDLLPQPTEEQLIATAYHRNTANNDEGGTDDEEFRTTAILDRVSNTWEVWQGTTMSCVQCHSHPYDPIRHQEFYESMAFFNNTHDEDVPGEFPNLNKYKPEDEATIIQVKAWLQQQLPAEEAATKIKTLDNLLHFTEPKIHPHSFDQLTNAALSDGKFLGGGHKGYARLKHVNLTEKVNLILSVGSAKNTGTLTIRKDKLDGEIIGTYQNKYTGGGGSTQREIIKLKPTTGFHDLYFVFENAVQSNPEDYVCQLDWILFLESLPGADKPGYPETEKKLVSLLNTETEQTPIIYENPADLRRKNVVFVRGNWLTKGKEVQATTPRFLPSFSSYPKNRLGLAQWLVSNENPLTARVTVNRFWEQLFGTGLVESLEDFGSQGSKPSHPELLDWLALNFQHEQNWQVKKLLKFLVLSKTYQQSSKTNKTLLDIDPANRLLARGPRVRLTAEQIRDQALTTGGLLSRKMYGKSVMPPQPEGVWQVVYSGMEWKTSPEEDAYRRAIYTFWRRSSPYPSLLTFDAAGREVCVSRRIRTNTPLQALVTLNDTVYLTAARGLARRMQLAGTTPFYQIKAGYYQALFKYPNAYTLEVLLKLYQQTEQHYAQQPKELAKFLGQQNLTSLPKAQKLAALTVVSNAILNLDEYITKE, from the coding sequence ATGAGACTTCTTAAATTTTCCCTGATTCCGTTAATAGCCTTAGTTGGAGGCTGGTTTCTGTGGCATACTTTTAAGCAGGAAAAAGCAATTGATTTTAATGCGGATATCCGACCTATTATTAATACTAAGTGCATTTCCTGCCACGGGGGAGTAAAAGAAAGTTCAGGCTTTAGTTTGTTTTCAAGGGCCGATGCCTTGCGTAAAACCAAATCCGGAAAACCCGCTATCGTTCCCGGTGCGGCAGATAACAGCGAACTTATCCGAAGAATTTTATCGAAAGATGAAGATGAACGGATGCCCTACCATGCCGCTCCTTTAAGTTCCGATGAAATAACTAAAATGAAGAAATGGATTAACCAGGGAGCGCCCTGGGCCGATCATTGGGCTTATGTAAAACCGCAAAAACCGGCTCTTGCTGCTGCTACCAATTGGTCCAACCATCCGGTAGATCGTTTTATCCAAGCCCGTTGGCAGCCCGATTCTTTAAAACCTTCGGCTCCCGCTGATAAAGTTACTTTGCTTCGTCGGGTAAGTCTGGATTTAACGGGTTTGCCTCCTACCCTTTCCGAAACACGTACTTTTCTGGCAGATAAATCAGCAAATGCTTACGAGAAGCAGGTAGACCGCTTGCTGGCTTCGCCGCATTTTGGGGAACGCTGGGCCGCCATGTGGCTCGATTTAGCCCGTTACTCCGATACTAAAGGTTACGAAAAAGACCAATACCGTAATATCTGGCGTTACCGCGATTATGTAATTCGTTCGTTTAACCAGGATAAACCTTTTAACCAGTTTACCATTGAGCAGCTGGCCGGCGATTTACTGCCACAACCCACCGAAGAACAACTAATTGCTACCGCTTACCACCGAAATACTGCCAATAACGACGAAGGCGGTACCGACGATGAAGAGTTTCGCACCACGGCTATCCTGGACCGGGTAAGTAATACCTGGGAAGTATGGCAGGGAACTACCATGAGCTGCGTGCAATGCCACAGTCATCCTTACGACCCTATCCGGCACCAGGAATTTTACGAATCAATGGCTTTTTTTAATAACACCCATGACGAAGATGTTCCCGGTGAGTTTCCTAATTTAAACAAATACAAGCCCGAGGACGAAGCTACAATAATACAAGTAAAAGCTTGGTTGCAGCAGCAATTACCCGCCGAAGAAGCGGCTACAAAAATTAAAACTTTAGATAACTTACTTCATTTTACCGAACCTAAAATCCATCCTCATTCTTTCGATCAACTTACCAACGCAGCTTTGTCGGATGGTAAATTTTTAGGTGGGGGGCACAAAGGCTACGCGCGTTTAAAACACGTTAACTTAACCGAAAAAGTAAATTTAATTTTGAGTGTTGGCTCTGCTAAAAATACAGGCACTTTAACCATCCGGAAAGATAAATTAGACGGAGAAATTATAGGTACTTATCAAAACAAGTACACGGGCGGAGGAGGATCTACCCAGCGGGAAATAATTAAATTAAAACCCACCACTGGTTTTCACGATTTGTATTTTGTTTTTGAGAATGCTGTTCAATCCAACCCCGAAGATTATGTGTGCCAATTAGACTGGATTTTATTTTTAGAGTCTTTACCCGGGGCAGATAAACCTGGTTATCCGGAAACAGAAAAAAAGTTAGTATCCCTACTGAACACAGAAACGGAGCAAACCCCGATAATTTACGAAAACCCCGCCGATCTACGCCGCAAAAACGTGGTATTTGTAAGAGGCAACTGGTTAACCAAAGGCAAAGAAGTACAAGCCACAACGCCGCGCTTTTTACCTAGCTTTAGCTCCTATCCTAAAAACCGGTTAGGTTTGGCGCAATGGCTGGTAAGCAACGAAAATCCGCTTACAGCTCGGGTAACGGTTAATCGTTTTTGGGAACAATTATTTGGAACAGGTTTAGTAGAAAGTTTAGAAGATTTCGGTTCGCAAGGTAGCAAACCTTCTCACCCCGAATTGCTCGACTGGCTGGCTCTCAATTTTCAGCACGAACAAAACTGGCAGGTAAAGAAATTATTAAAGTTTTTGGTTCTCTCAAAAACGTACCAGCAAAGCTCTAAAACCAATAAAACTTTATTAGACATAGATCCGGCTAACCGGTTGCTGGCTCGTGGCCCGCGCGTGCGGTTAACCGCTGAACAAATTCGCGATCAAGCTTTAACTACCGGAGGTTTACTGAGCCGGAAAATGTATGGTAAGAGTGTGATGCCTCCGCAGCCGGAAGGGGTTTGGCAAGTAGTTTACAGTGGCATGGAATGGAAAACCAGCCCGGAGGAAGATGCTTACCGGCGCGCCATTTACACTTTCTGGCGTCGGTCTAGCCCGTATCCGTCCTTGCTTACTTTTGATGCGGCTGGTCGGGAGGTTTGCGTTTCCCGGCGTATCCGGACCAATACGCCTTTGCAGGCCTTGGTTACTTTAAACGATACCGTATATTTGACTGCTGCCCGTGGTCTGGCCCGGCGCATGCAATTAGCCGGCACTACTCCTTTTTACCAGATTAAAGCAGGTTATTACCAGGCTTTGTTTAAATACCCCAACGCCTACACTTTAGAAGTACTCTTGAAATTATACCAGCAAACCGAACAGCATTACGCCCAGCAACCAAAAGAGCTAGCTAAATTTTTAGGTCAGCAAAATTTAACATCTCTGCCTAAAGCCCAAAAACTAGCCGCCTTAACCGTAGTAAGTAATGCCATTCTTAATTTAGATGAATACATTACTAAGGAGTGA
- a CDS encoding heme-binding domain-containing protein codes for MNKKVLFLIILVLILIQFFRPTKNISRQEQPQALKKRYIIPANVEVTLQKACYDCHSNNTRYPWYAEIQPIAWFLADHVKEGKEELNFDEFLTYPTRKQDHKLEEIVETQEEGTMPLSSYTFIHKEANLNPRQKNEIITWVNTLRQQIQSNKNN; via the coding sequence ATGAATAAAAAAGTATTATTTCTGATAATTTTAGTTCTTATACTTATTCAGTTTTTCCGGCCGACTAAAAATATTTCCAGACAAGAGCAGCCGCAAGCCTTAAAAAAGCGCTACATAATTCCGGCAAATGTTGAAGTCACTTTGCAAAAAGCTTGTTACGACTGCCATAGTAATAATACCCGTTATCCTTGGTATGCAGAGATACAGCCAATAGCTTGGTTCTTAGCAGATCATGTGAAGGAAGGAAAAGAAGAATTAAACTTTGATGAATTTTTAACTTACCCTACCCGCAAGCAGGATCATAAGCTGGAGGAAATAGTGGAAACCCAGGAGGAGGGTACCATGCCTTTGTCGTCGTACACGTTTATTCATAAAGAGGCCAATCTGAATCCAAGGCAAAAGAATGAGATTATTACTTGGGTAAACACTCTCAGGCAGCAAATACAATCTAATAAAAATAACTAA